Genomic DNA from Marnyiella aurantia:
AAAAAACTTCCTGCAGGAATCATTAACGAACCTATGGAGAAAGCAGGCAAAGCAAGGACGAACCTCATCATCATGACTTTGCTGGTGATCATCTGTTTTATCCCCGTTTTTGCCAGCTACAATTCAGATTCGGCCAAAAGGATTGAAGTACTCAATACCGAAATTGCTGCTATGACCAACAGTATCACCACCGAGCCTTCCGGCACAGACCGCAATGATCTGGCAAATGAAATAGCTGCAAAGACTGCAGAAATGGAGACCATAAAACATCCGCTGGAAAGAACAAGGATGATTTACCTGACAGGCGCCTTACTTGCAGTGGTTCTTTGTCTTGTGTTCGCAAACGTAAGATCTAAGGCAAAACCCGAAGGTTGGGGCGCCATGAAGTACCCACAGCTTGTGCTGGGCATGCTGGGAATCCTGGCGTATGTGGGTGTGGAAGTAGCGATAGGAAGTAATTTAGGCGAACTTTTGAGCCTTCCGGAATTCGGCGGCCACCAGTCTTCGGATCTGGCACCTTATATTTCAATGTACTGGGGAAGTTTAATGATCGGAAGATGGACTGGCGCCATAAGCGTATTCAACTTAAGCAAGCAGCAGCAGATTGCCGCTACGATCGTGGTTCCGCTGATCGCCTTTCTGGTGATAATCGGCATTAACACCATTGCTGAAAAGGACATGTCGCACCTCTATTATTATGTGATCTGTGTTTTCATCCAAATCGTTCTGTTCCTTCTTACCAAGAACAAACCGGCACTTACGCTTATTATTTTTGGCGTATTCGGTATTACTGCAATGGTCATTGGCTTACTGACTACCGGAAACATTGCTATCTATGCGTTCCTTTCCGGCGGACTGGCCTGCAGCATTATGTGGCCATCCATTTTTGCTCTGGCGATTACAGGACTTGGAAAATATACCGCGCAGGGTTCCGCCTTCCTTGTTATGATGATCCTGGGTGGCGGAATCATTCCGCCGCTGCAAGGTAAACTGTCGGATATTATCGGCATTCACAGTTCCTATATTATACCCGTTTTATGTTTCGTGTACATCACCGTTTTTGCCTATCTGGCCAAAAAAGCGCTGCAAAAACAGGGTATAGATGTTGATGATCTGGAAACCGAACGTGCACACTGAAAATCTAAAGTCATATTATAAAAGAAGGTTTTGGGCAGGTATTTTACTTGCCCAAGCTGTTCTGTTTTACCTCCTTTCACTATCAGACAGGGCGGTTTCCGTTTTTGAGAGTTTTTTTGCTTGGCAGAAACAATATCATCAGCTCTTCTTTTCAGGTCCTGATTTCTCTGTGGGAGACATTTTATATATTGTCCTTGTAATAGTGTTTGGGATCATCATTTTGGGTGTGAGCCAAAAAAGCAAGAGGAGGCGTTCCCAACTGTTACTGCTTTTACTGCTTAACATCCTTTACTTCACTTATAATATCTGGTGGGGCATGCTGTATTTTCAAAAACCAATAAGTGACCGATTACCTGAAGTGGAAGTTACAGATGAAAAACTAAAAAGTTTTGCCAGACACTATCTAGACCTTTGCCGCGAAAGCAGAGAACAAGTTATGGAGGACCAGAATGGTGTTTTTAAAGTCTATGACCTGATGAAACTTCAGCAGCAGATTACAGAAGTTCAGAATGACGGTCTGTTCTATAATAATAAGGAGAACAGAACCTCAGTCTCATCATTTAAACCGAGTCTCTACAGCCGTATTATCAGTTATACCGGAATTCAGGGGTATTATAACCCGTTCACGGCAGAGGCTCAGTATAATCCGGAGCTGCCTTCTACCTACCTGCCATTTACCCTGGCACACGAGCATGCGCATCAGTTGGGATTTGCCCGCGAGCAGGAGGCCAACTTTATTGCATTTCTAACAGGCAAAAACTCCAGTGATGCCGACCTTAAATACAGCACCCAATATTTTGTTCTGAAATCTTTACTGAATGCCCTGGCAGAATCTGACCCGGGGTTTGTTAAAGAAACACTTCGAAATTATTCGCCGGCAATGCAGCGCGACCGTACGGCAGAACTGTCGTTCAGAAAAAAGCATGAGGGGTGGCTGGAGGAATTCTTTGGAATAACCAATGATCTGTTTCTGAAATCGAACCGTCAGGAGGGTGCGGTAACCTATTCGTATTTCGTAAATCTGCTCGTGCGTTTTGAAACAGCAAACCGCACAAAATCCTAAAAAAAGAACCGCTTCTTGCGAAGCGGTTCAAAAAACACAAATGATGAAAAAAAATTTATTGCCTCTTCGGAGAACAAGCCTCCTGAAAGCCCTGTAAAAGTATAACTATTTGGCCAACCCACCAACTATTTATTGATTGATTTTTCCTTTTGTTTAACAGTTGACTATCTATCAATCAATTACCTTTCGGGAAAATTTTGACCCAGCGCGTCAATAGTGTTTAATTTATGGCATACGTTCTCAAACTTCCTAAATAGGATAAAGATATCCTATAAAAATAAACATGAAAAAAAAGCTGAGCAGATGCAATTTTGTTTTTTATTTCAAATGAGAACAGGATTTACAGAATTGAGTTTCAACTGCACGGGCAAATCTGGGTTTGTTTATAATCAGAGGATTTCCCTGCTGTATGCCTCCCTGAACTGCTGCAAAAGTTCGTCCAGTTTTTGGCGGTGAATGTATACGCTTTTTACCTCATCATAGCGTGGCGAGCGATACTGGATTTCATGAAAATCCATGCTGCCATTGCCTACTTTTACGATGTTCAGAACTTCAATATTCAGTTTCTTAAGTTCATGTTTAAACTCCTGGAACTCGTCAAAAATACTATTGTTCATCTTCTGATTTCTCTGATTCTTCCACTTCATGCTTCAGCTGCGATTTGTACAGTGTGGCATAATAACCGTTCTGCCGCAGCAAATCCATATGTTTACCTTCTTCTACAATCCTTCCACCATCCATCACAATGATCTTATCGGCCTTTTCAATAGTAGAAAGCCGGTGCGCAATGATAATGGAAGTCCGGTTTTTGGTAATTTTCTCAGTAGCCCGCTGAATAAGTTTTTCGCTTTCGTGGTCTATAGAAGAGGTAGCTTCGTCCAGAATCAGGATTTTCGGGTCTGAAAGATAGGCCCGTACAAAAGATAACAGCTGGCGCTGGCCCAGCGAGATGGATGAGCCGCGTTCGCTTACTACATATTCATAACCACCCGGCAGGCTTTCAATAAAGTCGTGCACACCTACTTCCTCAGCTACCTTCCGGATCTGTTCCATTGTGATGGTACCGTCACCAAAGGTAAGGTTCTCGAAAATGCTGCCATGGAACAGGAAAACATCCTGCAGAACCACGCCCACATGGCTCCGCAGGTTATAGAGTTCGTATTCCTTCAGATCAACATCATCCAGCAGAATCTTGCCGGAATTAATATCGTAGAGCCGGGTGATCAGACTGATAATAGTAGATTTACCCGCGCCCGTCGCACCTACGATCGCAACGGTCTCGCCGGGACTCACTTTAAAACTGATTCCTTTCAGTACTTCCTGTTTATCGTCATAGGAAAAATGGACATTCTGGAATTCTATGCGTCCGTCAAAATGATCTTTGGTGACTTTACCGTCATTAGGCAAGGCATCATCTTCATCCATAATTCCCAAAACTCTTTCGGCACCTACAATCCCACGCTGGATATTATTGAAACGGTCCGCAATCTGCCGCAGCGGCCGGATAAGCATTGAAATGAACTGTATAAACGCGATTACTTTACCAGCTGTAATGGTTACATAACCGCCATAAAAAAGAATGAACCCAATAAACAGTGAAGATATAAGCTCGACAACAGGAAAAAAAAGGGAAAATATAAATACGGTCCGGAGGAGCGCGGCTTTTAAAGTAATGTTGATTTCGTCGAATTTCTTAAACTCGGCTTCCTGACGGTTAAAAACCTGAACAAGCGTCATACCGCTGAGTCTTTCCTGCACAAAGGAATTCTGATTAGATGTCCAGGTACGTTCGTCGCTGAAGGCTTTTCTTAATCTTTTCTGAAAGAATCTGGTGATAAGCACCATTAAAGGCAATATAGCCAGGGAAATATAACTCAGGTTTACATCCACCTGAAACATCATGAACAGTACAAATACAATCCGGAGAATATCTCCAAAAACCATAAGGAAACCGTCTGTATATACAGTGGAAATGGTTTCAACATCGCCTACGGCGCGCGTTACAAGCTGCCCGATGGGCGTCCTGTCGAAAAAGGCAGTACGAAAGTAAATCAGCTTTTCATAAAGTCTCTCGCGAATGTCACGAATGACATTCTGGGAAATGAAATTTGAGAAATAGACAAGGAAGAAATTCAGAATTGATTCGCCAAAAACCAGTGCGATCAGGATGTAGATATGCTTCATCATCTGCTCGCGGTCGCCCAGAGCAATTATGTCGGTATCTACGATCTGCATTGTAAGATAAGGCCGGTAAGTTGAAATTACCGACAGGATTACGGAGATGATCAGCGTCAGGATAAACCACGACCGAAACTTCATGCCGATCCGGAACAGCCGCTGTATAATTTGCCACGTGGTTTGTTTCTTCATTTTAATATACCTCAGACTTTCCTATCTCGCTTATTTCGGACAAAGGTGCTTCCCTTTCTTTTTTAAACTTTTTCTCCAACAGCATATAGATACCGTAAACGGCTCCGATGGAAATCACCCAACCTACAAAATCCACCAAAGAATAACTCGTGAAGGAATTTTCATAAATGGTGTCAGGGTCAGTAATAGCCGTGTATAGTCCGTAAACAAAAGCAATGACGAACTGTGTTCCTATATAAACACCAATGCCCAGCAAGCCATAATGCCATTTCACTTTTTTAAATCTACCAGCCAATGAGGCATAGTAACGGTAGGCAGCGAAAATGATCAAAATTCCAAGCATTTATTGATTAATTAAGTTATATCCTACCTCTACAAGGTAAAGTCCCTGTGGCGGCGCGGATGTTCCGGCCAAATTACGGTTTTTCCCTTCAATAATAGTGCGGAGCTGCTTGGGTTCAATTTTACCTGCGCCAATTTCTACCATAGTTCCTACGATGGCGCGGACCATATTCCTTAAAAAACGGTCTGCTGAAACTGTGAATTTAAGGCCGGAAGCAGTTTGCTCCCAAAATGCCTTATAAATTTTGCAGTTGTTAGTCCTGTTGTCGGTATGCAGTTTGGCAAAACTTGTAAAATCTTCGTATTCAAAAAGGAATTTACAGGCCTCATTCATTTTTACAATGTCAAGTTTGCGTCGCCATAGCTGCCAGGCAGAATCCTGGGTGAAAGGATCTTTTTCGCAAGTAATGTAATATTCATAAGTCCTGTGGGTAGCACTGAATCGGGCATGAAGATCATCTGCAACCGGGAAAATCCTTTTAATTCCAATATCAGGCGGCAGAAAACTGTTGAGTCTGTAT
This window encodes:
- a CDS encoding MFS transporter, with the translated sequence MSSKNQPTNYPALYTLILVFFFWGFIAAGNSIFIPFCKNYFSLDQFQSQLIDFAFYTAYFLGALVLFIGSTLKGFDIIGRWGFKNSIVYGLLLSAVGAAIMIFAVKSNVYYGMLIGLFVVALGFSIQQTAANPFAILLGDPKTGASRQNLAGGINSFGTSIGPIIVGLALFGTTATVDDDQIKHLALDKVILLYTAVGALFLIAAGIFYFSKKLPAGIINEPMEKAGKARTNLIIMTLLVIICFIPVFASYNSDSAKRIEVLNTEIAAMTNSITTEPSGTDRNDLANEIAAKTAEMETIKHPLERTRMIYLTGALLAVVLCLVFANVRSKAKPEGWGAMKYPQLVLGMLGILAYVGVEVAIGSNLGELLSLPEFGGHQSSDLAPYISMYWGSLMIGRWTGAISVFNLSKQQQIAATIVVPLIAFLVIIGINTIAEKDMSHLYYYVICVFIQIVLFLLTKNKPALTLIIFGVFGITAMVIGLLTTGNIAIYAFLSGGLACSIMWPSIFALAITGLGKYTAQGSAFLVMMILGGGIIPPLQGKLSDIIGIHSSYIIPVLCFVYITVFAYLAKKALQKQGIDVDDLETERAH
- a CDS encoding DUF3810 domain-containing protein; the protein is MIWKPNVHTENLKSYYKRRFWAGILLAQAVLFYLLSLSDRAVSVFESFFAWQKQYHQLFFSGPDFSVGDILYIVLVIVFGIIILGVSQKSKRRRSQLLLLLLLNILYFTYNIWWGMLYFQKPISDRLPEVEVTDEKLKSFARHYLDLCRESREQVMEDQNGVFKVYDLMKLQQQITEVQNDGLFYNNKENRTSVSSFKPSLYSRIISYTGIQGYYNPFTAEAQYNPELPSTYLPFTLAHEHAHQLGFAREQEANFIAFLTGKNSSDADLKYSTQYFVLKSLLNALAESDPGFVKETLRNYSPAMQRDRTAELSFRKKHEGWLEEFFGITNDLFLKSNRQEGAVTYSYFVNLLVRFETANRTKS
- a CDS encoding ABC transporter ATP-binding protein — its product is MKKQTTWQIIQRLFRIGMKFRSWFILTLIISVILSVISTYRPYLTMQIVDTDIIALGDREQMMKHIYILIALVFGESILNFFLVYFSNFISQNVIRDIRERLYEKLIYFRTAFFDRTPIGQLVTRAVGDVETISTVYTDGFLMVFGDILRIVFVLFMMFQVDVNLSYISLAILPLMVLITRFFQKRLRKAFSDERTWTSNQNSFVQERLSGMTLVQVFNRQEAEFKKFDEINITLKAALLRTVFIFSLFFPVVELISSLFIGFILFYGGYVTITAGKVIAFIQFISMLIRPLRQIADRFNNIQRGIVGAERVLGIMDEDDALPNDGKVTKDHFDGRIEFQNVHFSYDDKQEVLKGISFKVSPGETVAIVGATGAGKSTIISLITRLYDINSGKILLDDVDLKEYELYNLRSHVGVVLQDVFLFHGSIFENLTFGDGTITMEQIRKVAEEVGVHDFIESLPGGYEYVVSERGSSISLGQRQLLSFVRAYLSDPKILILDEATSSIDHESEKLIQRATEKITKNRTSIIIAHRLSTIEKADKIIVMDGGRIVEEGKHMDLLRQNGYYATLYKSQLKHEVEESEKSEDEQ
- the truA gene encoding tRNA pseudouridine(38-40) synthase TruA; translation: MLRYFIEFAYHGKNYFGYQVQPNEISVQQELEKALTTMLREPIKSTGAGRTDTGVHARQMFAHFDTERKIPEDFAYRLNSFLPPDIGIKRIFPVADDLHARFSATHRTYEYYITCEKDPFTQDSAWQLWRRKLDIVKMNEACKFLFEYEDFTSFAKLHTDNRTNNCKIYKAFWEQTASGLKFTVSADRFLRNMVRAIVGTMVEIGAGKIEPKQLRTIIEGKNRNLAGTSAPPQGLYLVEVGYNLINQ